In one window of Nodosilinea sp. PGN35 DNA:
- a CDS encoding MFS transporter — translation MAKHNSGDSDFPHWEEADPALRLRQHDRLFALLAIAAGLVFLQGYMIAPLIPRLAEVFEVSAQEIGFIVPAYMLAYAVAALFYGILSDRFGRWPVIRVSMLIFIACTALTATAQTAGQMSFWRLLTGLGASGVIPLTFALIGDLFPYHQRGAKLGLVFAAMEGGMAAGSAGGAILEPFVGWRALFWGTATAAALVLWRLRRYGALFDEPKIARLPSIAAVFAGYRVVLANFRGARTYAYVLWNGVYHSGVYTWLGFYMVQRYDMDALSIGLTILGYGIPGLIFSPLIGKAVDRWGRRWLIPPGLAMAALAGLTMIPYIPPLGTTVAILVLSLGYDLTQPLFVGIVTDLGDGRNLGQTMGLKVFALFTGFGLGSLLFGEALRWGFTTALALFAGLQLVAAIAAVPLFWPEKPQPIAQPASD, via the coding sequence ATGGCTAAACACAATTCAGGTGATTCGGACTTTCCCCACTGGGAAGAGGCCGACCCAGCGCTGCGGCTGCGGCAGCACGATCGCCTCTTTGCCCTGCTGGCGATCGCCGCTGGGCTGGTCTTTCTCCAGGGCTACATGATTGCCCCCCTGATTCCCAGGCTGGCGGAGGTCTTTGAGGTCTCGGCCCAGGAAATTGGCTTTATTGTGCCGGCCTACATGCTGGCCTACGCGGTGGCAGCCCTGTTCTACGGCATTCTCTCCGATCGCTTTGGCCGCTGGCCTGTGATTCGGGTATCGATGCTCATCTTTATTGCCTGCACGGCCCTCACTGCAACGGCCCAAACCGCTGGCCAGATGAGCTTCTGGCGATTGTTGACCGGTCTGGGGGCCAGCGGCGTCATTCCCCTGACCTTTGCGCTGATTGGCGATCTGTTCCCCTACCACCAGCGGGGGGCCAAGCTGGGCCTGGTGTTTGCGGCCATGGAAGGAGGCATGGCGGCGGGCTCTGCTGGGGGCGCGATTTTAGAACCCTTTGTGGGCTGGCGGGCCTTGTTCTGGGGCACAGCTACGGCGGCGGCCCTGGTGCTGTGGCGGCTGCGGCGCTACGGAGCGCTGTTTGACGAGCCTAAAATCGCCAGGCTGCCCTCGATTGCCGCCGTGTTTGCCGGGTACCGGGTCGTATTGGCCAATTTTCGCGGCGCACGCACCTACGCCTACGTGCTGTGGAACGGGGTATATCACTCCGGCGTTTACACCTGGCTGGGGTTCTATATGGTGCAGCGCTACGACATGGATGCCCTGAGCATTGGCCTGACCATTTTGGGCTACGGCATTCCGGGCCTGATTTTTAGCCCGCTAATTGGCAAGGCCGTCGATCGCTGGGGCCGTCGCTGGCTGATTCCCCCTGGGCTGGCGATGGCGGCCCTGGCCGGGCTGACCATGATTCCCTACATCCCCCCGCTGGGGACGACCGTTGCGATTCTGGTGCTCTCGCTGGGCTACGACCTGACCCAGCCGCTGTTTGTCGGCATTGTCACCGACCTGGGCGACGGCAGAAACTTGGGCCAGACCATGGGGCTGAAGGTGTTTGCGCTGTTTACGGGCTTTGGCCTGGGCAGCCTGCTGTTTGGCGAAGCCCTGCGCTGGGGGTTTACGACTGCCCTGGCGCTGTTCGCCGGATTGCAGCTGGTGGCGGCGATCGCCGCCGTTCCCCTATTCTGGCCCGAAAAACCCCAGCCCATAGCTCAGCCAGCCTCAGACTAA
- a CDS encoding UPF0175 family protein, translating to MQMQLELPDSVNVDQRYIQEALMAVLYSSGKVSAHQACQILNMTRRSFDEILPHYGFSALIDSNDNLDIELSA from the coding sequence ATGCAAATGCAGCTTGAACTGCCGGACTCGGTGAACGTTGACCAAAGGTACATCCAAGAAGCCTTGATGGCTGTGCTGTATTCAAGCGGTAAAGTTTCTGCTCACCAGGCATGCCAAATTTTGAACATGACGCGTCGGTCTTTCGACGAGATACTGCCCCACTATGGGTTCTCGGCATTAATAGACAGCAACGACAATCTTGATATTGAACTAAGCGCTTGA
- the miaB gene encoding tRNA (N6-isopentenyl adenosine(37)-C2)-methylthiotransferase MiaB, giving the protein MAGSARQYHITTFGCQMNKADSERMAGILDTMGLSWTDDPYEADVVLYNTCTIRDNAEQKVYSYLGRQAKRKHEKPDLTLIVAGCVAQQEGEALLRRVPELDLVMGPQHANRLQDLLEQVLDGNQVVATEEVDIMEDITKPRRDSTITAWVNVIYGCNERCTYCVVPGVRGVEQSRTPEAIRTEMEELGRQGFKEVTLLGQNIDAYGRDLPGSTADGRHQHTFTDLLYFVHDVPGIERIRFATSHPRYFTERLIRACAELPKVCEHFHIPFQSGDNDVLKAMARGYTHEKYRRIIDTVRRYMPDAAISADAIVGFPGETEAQFQHTLDLVNDIAFDQLNTAAYSPRPGTPAALWDNQLSEAVKRDRLQRLNHLVNTKAAERSQRYAGRTEEVLVEAINPKDPTQVMGRTRGNRLAFFAGDFAELKGELVQVKITEVRPFSLTGEPIQALVAAG; this is encoded by the coding sequence ATGGCCGGTTCTGCTCGTCAATATCACATCACCACCTTCGGCTGCCAGATGAACAAGGCCGACTCCGAGCGCATGGCGGGCATTCTCGACACCATGGGCCTGAGCTGGACTGACGACCCCTACGAGGCCGATGTGGTGCTTTACAACACCTGCACCATTCGCGACAACGCCGAGCAAAAAGTCTACTCGTACCTGGGTCGCCAGGCCAAGCGCAAGCACGAAAAGCCCGACCTGACGCTAATTGTGGCTGGGTGCGTCGCCCAGCAGGAAGGCGAAGCCCTGCTGCGCCGGGTGCCCGAACTCGACCTGGTGATGGGGCCGCAGCACGCCAACCGCCTGCAAGACCTGCTCGAGCAAGTGCTCGACGGCAACCAGGTCGTCGCCACCGAAGAGGTGGACATCATGGAAGACATCACCAAGCCCCGGCGCGACAGCACCATTACCGCCTGGGTGAACGTGATCTACGGCTGCAACGAGCGCTGCACCTACTGCGTGGTGCCCGGCGTGCGCGGGGTCGAGCAGTCGCGCACCCCCGAGGCCATTCGCACCGAGATGGAAGAACTGGGCCGCCAGGGCTTTAAAGAAGTGACGCTGCTGGGCCAAAACATCGACGCCTACGGGCGCGACCTGCCCGGCTCTACCGCCGACGGCAGGCACCAGCACACCTTTACCGACCTGCTGTACTTCGTCCACGATGTGCCCGGCATCGAGCGGATTCGCTTTGCCACCAGCCACCCCCGCTACTTCACCGAACGGCTGATTCGGGCCTGTGCCGAACTGCCCAAGGTGTGCGAGCACTTCCACATTCCGTTTCAGTCGGGCGACAACGACGTGCTCAAGGCGATGGCGCGGGGCTATACCCACGAAAAATATCGCCGCATTATCGACACCGTGCGCCGCTACATGCCCGATGCGGCGATCAGCGCCGATGCGATCGTCGGCTTCCCCGGCGAAACCGAGGCGCAGTTTCAGCACACCCTGGATCTGGTCAACGACATTGCCTTCGACCAGCTCAACACGGCGGCCTACTCCCCCCGCCCCGGCACCCCGGCGGCCCTGTGGGACAACCAGCTGAGCGAGGCGGTGAAACGCGATCGCCTCCAGCGCCTCAACCACCTGGTGAATACGAAGGCGGCGGAGCGATCGCAGCGCTACGCGGGCCGCACCGAAGAAGTGCTGGTGGAAGCGATCAATCCCAAAGACCCCACCCAGGTGATGGGCCGCACCCGAGGCAACCGGCTGGCCTTCTTTGCTGGCGATTTCGCCGAATTGAAGGGCGAGCTGGTGCAGGTCAAGATCACCGAAGTGCGCCCCTTTAGCCTGACGGGTGAACCAATTCAGGCGTTAGTCGCCGCTGGCTAA
- the asnS gene encoding asparagine--tRNA ligase yields MPRIRDILHAGAPGQAVTIQGWVRTKREAKGITFVEVNDGSSMAGLQVVLNADLAGYDTVVKDLTTGSSVEIGGTLVESPGKGQRVELQGQSITVYGTADGETYPLQKKRHSFEYLRTLGHLRSRTNTLGAVFRVRNACAQAIHQFFRDRGFLWMHTPIITASDCEGAGEMFAVTGLDLANPPKTKDGAVDYSQDFFGKPAYLTVSGQLEAEIMAMAFSNVYTFGPTFRAENSNTSRHLAEFWMVEPEMAFCDLTGNMDLAEEFLKYIFSSVLNECPEDMEFFNQRIDDSVLATANNIIHNTFERITYTEAVKLLEKADKTFEFPVEWGIDLQSEHERYLAEDLFKKPTIVTDYPTGIKAFYMRLNDGGETVAAMDVLAPKVGEIIGGSQREERLDVLERRIVEAGLPVADYWWYLDLRRFGTVPHAGFGLGFERLVQFMTGMGNIRDVIPFPRTPDSIEF; encoded by the coding sequence ATGCCGCGCATTCGAGACATTCTGCACGCTGGCGCACCGGGCCAGGCCGTCACTATCCAGGGCTGGGTACGCACCAAGCGCGAGGCCAAGGGCATCACCTTTGTGGAGGTGAACGACGGCTCGTCGATGGCGGGGTTGCAGGTGGTGCTGAATGCCGACCTGGCGGGCTACGACACCGTGGTTAAAGACCTCACCACTGGCTCGTCGGTCGAAATTGGTGGCACTCTGGTGGAGTCGCCCGGCAAGGGCCAGCGGGTGGAGTTGCAGGGGCAGAGCATCACCGTCTACGGCACAGCGGATGGCGAGACCTATCCCCTGCAAAAAAAACGCCACTCCTTTGAGTACCTGCGGACGCTGGGGCACCTCAGGTCGCGCACCAACACCCTGGGGGCGGTCTTTCGGGTGCGCAACGCCTGCGCCCAGGCGATTCACCAGTTCTTTCGCGATCGCGGCTTTCTCTGGATGCACACCCCGATCATCACCGCCAGCGACTGCGAGGGGGCAGGCGAGATGTTCGCCGTCACCGGCCTGGATCTGGCCAACCCGCCCAAAACCAAAGACGGTGCCGTGGACTACAGCCAGGACTTCTTCGGCAAGCCCGCCTACCTCACCGTCAGCGGCCAGCTCGAAGCCGAGATCATGGCCATGGCCTTCAGCAACGTGTACACCTTTGGCCCCACCTTTCGGGCCGAAAACTCCAACACCTCCCGCCACCTGGCGGAGTTCTGGATGGTGGAGCCGGAGATGGCCTTCTGCGACCTGACCGGCAACATGGATCTGGCCGAGGAGTTTCTCAAGTACATCTTCAGCTCGGTGCTCAACGAATGCCCCGAGGATATGGAATTTTTCAACCAGCGCATTGACGACTCGGTGCTGGCCACCGCCAACAACATCATCCACAACACCTTCGAGCGCATCACCTACACCGAGGCGGTGAAGCTGCTGGAGAAGGCCGACAAAACATTCGAGTTCCCGGTGGAGTGGGGCATCGACCTGCAATCGGAGCACGAGCGCTACCTGGCGGAAGACCTGTTCAAAAAGCCCACCATCGTCACCGACTACCCCACCGGCATCAAAGCCTTTTACATGCGCCTTAACGACGGCGGCGAGACGGTGGCCGCGATGGACGTGCTGGCCCCCAAGGTGGGCGAAATCATCGGCGGCTCCCAGCGGGAAGAGCGCCTGGACGTGCTGGAGCGCCGCATTGTCGAGGCGGGTTTGCCCGTAGCAGACTATTGGTGGTACCTCGACCTGCGCCGCTTTGGCACTGTGCCCCACGCGGGCTTTGGCCTTGGCTTTGAGCGCCTGGTGCAGTTTATGACCGGCATGGGCAACATCCGCGATGTCATCCCCTTCCCCCGCACCCCCGACAGCATCGAGTTTTAG